From the genome of Penaeus chinensis breed Huanghai No. 1 chromosome 8, ASM1920278v2, whole genome shotgun sequence, one region includes:
- the LOC125028244 gene encoding DNA fragmentation factor subunit alpha-like isoform X1, translating into MKGIMKKPIRVWSQDRKRRYGVVANGFQDVIEKGAAKLGIQDTSTLTVVLEEDGTVVDDAYWETLAPDTKLIFLAADEAWHPSPLSVPSNLLFVSDEIDGPMGDEERAVNLLKSLEQNPASVALLSLSDLEVIKDANISSLELPKQTSDSSLQLQELCIEFYVKKKKEAEAMELVDLLKEHLKGNDA; encoded by the exons ATGAAGG ggaTAATGAAGAAGCCAATTAGAGTATGGTCACAAGACAGGAAACGTCGATATGGAGTTGTTGCCAACGGCTTTCAGGATGTCATAGAGAAAGGTGCAGCAAAGCTAGGTATACAAGATACTAGCACTTTAACTGTAGTACTGGAAGAAGATGGCACTGTTGTCGATGATGCTTACTGGGAGACTCTGGCACCTGATACCAAACTCATCTTCCTAGCAGCTGATGAGGCATGGCATCCTTCTCCACTGTCAGTACCAAGCAACTTGCTGTTTGTATCTGATGAAATAGATGGTCCgatgggagacgaagagagggcaGTCAATCTCCTCAAATCACTAGAACAAAATCCTGCATCAGTTGCATTGCTAAGCTTGTCTGACCTAGAGGTCATCAAAGATGCAAATATAAGCTCTTTGGAACTGCCTAAACAGACCTCAGATTCTTCCCTACAGTTGCAGGAGTTATGTATTGAATTTTatgttaagaagaagaaagaagcagaggcAATGGAATTAGTTGACCTTCTGAAGGAACATTTAAAGGGTAATGATGCATAA
- the LOC125028244 gene encoding DNA fragmentation factor subunit alpha-like isoform X2, whose product MKKPIRVWSQDRKRRYGVVANGFQDVIEKGAAKLGIQDTSTLTVVLEEDGTVVDDAYWETLAPDTKLIFLAADEAWHPSPLSVPSNLLFVSDEIDGPMGDEERAVNLLKSLEQNPASVALLSLSDLEVIKDANISSLELPKQTSDSSLQLQELCIEFYVKKKKEAEAMELVDLLKEHLKGNDA is encoded by the coding sequence ATGAAGAAGCCAATTAGAGTATGGTCACAAGACAGGAAACGTCGATATGGAGTTGTTGCCAACGGCTTTCAGGATGTCATAGAGAAAGGTGCAGCAAAGCTAGGTATACAAGATACTAGCACTTTAACTGTAGTACTGGAAGAAGATGGCACTGTTGTCGATGATGCTTACTGGGAGACTCTGGCACCTGATACCAAACTCATCTTCCTAGCAGCTGATGAGGCATGGCATCCTTCTCCACTGTCAGTACCAAGCAACTTGCTGTTTGTATCTGATGAAATAGATGGTCCgatgggagacgaagagagggcaGTCAATCTCCTCAAATCACTAGAACAAAATCCTGCATCAGTTGCATTGCTAAGCTTGTCTGACCTAGAGGTCATCAAAGATGCAAATATAAGCTCTTTGGAACTGCCTAAACAGACCTCAGATTCTTCCCTACAGTTGCAGGAGTTATGTATTGAATTTTatgttaagaagaagaaagaagcagaggcAATGGAATTAGTTGACCTTCTGAAGGAACATTTAAAGGGTAATGATGCATAA